The region AAGAGTTCGGAATCGCAAACTCAACCACATCCTCAACACCCTGATTCACCATCGGCTCCACCGTGATACAGTGGAAAGGTACCAGGCGCTCGCCCTTACCTTTCTTACCAAACGCCGGCACAAAAGGTTCATCGTGGAACGTACGTCCCACACCATGACCACCGATTTCTTTAACAACCGTGTAGCCCTTGCGAGTCACATACTTATAAGTTTCAAAACCAATGTCACCTGTGTACCCACGAGGAGTAATAGCCTCAATCCCCTTGTCACGAGCCAACTGCGCCGTTTCCACCAGATCGCGTGCCTCGTCAGAAACATCACCAATCATGTACATGCGCGAAGTATCCCCAAAGAATCCATCAATCCAAGCAGTAACATCGACATTGATGATGTCACCATCTTTAAGAATCACTGATGAATCAGGAACACCATGACAAACGACTTCATTC is a window of Bdellovibrio sp. SKB1291214 DNA encoding:
- the map gene encoding type I methionyl aminopeptidase, giving the protein MLYLLPMGIKPLSLEEIKKMTVACRIAADTLTYLEKYVKIGISTQEIDELANDFMKTRGAKSACLGYHGYPKYTCTSVNEVVCHGVPDSSVILKDGDIINVDVTAWIDGFFGDTSRMYMIGDVSDEARDLVETAQLARDKGIEAITPRGYTGDIGFETYKYVTRKGYTVVKEIGGHGVGRTFHDEPFVPAFGKKGKGERLVPFHCITVEPMVNQGVEDVVEFAIPNSSIKYYNTADGKLSAQYEHTVLVTDTGYEILTLP